The Sabethes cyaneus chromosome 1, idSabCyanKW18_F2, whole genome shotgun sequence DNA segment GATCCTTCGTTTACCGATTTCGTAGCGCCGGGAGTTATCTTGACGTGAGTTTCCTTGCAATAGGTTTGGAGAGTTGCCGTTTTAATCGGtgtttttggtttatttttagAATTGTATTTTTCCTGGCCGTCGCGTTGACCTCGTCGGTGTTGATTATTGAAAGAACCGAGGGCATGCTGGACCGATCGTGGGTCGCTGGTGTAACACCGGGTGAGATCTTGTTCTCACACGTTATCACGCAGTTTGTGGTGATGTGCGGACAGACGGCATTGGTTCTTATCTTCATGATTGTGGTCTTCGGCGTTACCAACAATGGCGAAATCGTGTGGATAGTTTTGCTGACCATTTTGCAAGGACTCTGCGGTATGTGCTTTGGTTTTGTCATCTCTGCAATATGCGAATTGGAGCGGAATGCCATCCAGCTGGCGTTAGGTTCATTCTATCCCACACTTCTGCTGTCCGGTGTGATCTGGCCCATCGAAGGTATGCCTCTGGTGCTGCGATATGTGTCTCTGTGTCTTCCGTTGACACTGGCCACCTCGTCGCTTCGCTCCATTTTGACCCGCGGATGGAGTATAACGGACGAAGACGTCTATCTAGGCTTCGCTTCCACGGTAGCCTGGATCGTCGTCTTTCTGCTGGTGACACTGGTCGTACTTAAGTTAAAACGAGGCTAGGGCTCGTGCTGTAGGATCGCTTGTAGTTACATAGAAATCATTAATTTATATGAGAGCGCATACCATCATCGACTTTGTGTGATTCACAAACAAAAATCAACCGGTTTCCGTGCATTTTGGGTGGAGAAAAAGCACGAAGACCGGGCATGAAACCATCCTGGGTCGAACTGAACGAGAAACACTTAACCAATTCGTCAACTCGTGTTCCGAAAAGCGTTCACAGTTTCCTCCACTAACGAACATTCAAAAGCAAACTAGATTTCGCCTTCAATTCGACCCCTCAGAAACTGTAAAGGCCCACACACACTGCATACGGACTAAGgcccgtatgcattgtgtctggaccTGAACGAGAGGAGAGTAACATCAACTTTATCCTAAACCCCACCACGCTATACCCATTTCTTTGAGAGTCAAACCTCCTATTGACGGTGTAAAAAAAATACACAGCAAAAAAGACCCCCCGCTACTACTGCTGACAACAATTTAACATGGCTTTCCGCTTAGCGCATCCTCGCAGCGGCAACCTTTTCGTTCACATTTCGCCGAAGCAACTGAACGTAAGCAATTTGCTCAATTTTTTCTCTTAGTTATCATTTTCAAATTagtcaaaagcaaagcaaagcatcaCGTagaaacacaaacacacacacacgcagctAAAACCGAACTTCTGCTAGACTCCGggcgaaagcaaaaaaaacgtcGTCGCAGCGACGCAGACAAGATATTACCTAACGTCCGGAGGTCCCGGTTGGCCGCTCTGCGGCACcaccaaaaaaaaagcaaagcaatagTTTTCCGCGcagaagaagtaagcaaaacaATTATTGAACTGTGATTAtacatattttttctttttttttatatatacaTATACGAGTAATTTCTCTAAGAACTTTTGTTTAATGTATGCTAACAAAAAAGTTTAGGCGAGAGAGATCCccgtttttttaaaataattttattaggGAAGATGTAAACGCTaatagagaaaaaaagaaacaagagGAAACCATAGACTTTAATGAACGTATCGAGAAAAACAAGTGTAGCGTCTGTCATCTCGCTTTCTCATCGGAAACTTCATCCCCATTTTGTGTGTATGATGTgtgtaaaaaaaaaagaaaccgaGGAGACAAGGACAAACCATTACCACTTTGGAAGTAAAATAGAACGCATATGTAATCTAGTTTTTATTTGTGACGGGTTCAAGCAAGCAAAATCGCAAACTACCATTTCTACTATCCACTCCGGGCAGCTCTTGCATTTGTTTGATGTTTCGCATCTTTCAACGGACGGCACGGCGCTGTGCTGGCGGTTCGAAACTAACCTGATAGGAAGTGACTTTAAACGGaggcatacacacacacagcctCCGTACCCTAACCGGAACATCAAACCAGAAGAGTGACGGGAGTGTAAACAAACAACGGGAAACTTGTAAACGGAGGAAAGAGAATACAGAAAACTTTGAACAATAGCACCGATTGCGAGGGCATTCCTTGAAGCTAACATACCGAATCTCCGTAGTTGGCCTGATCGAGGCTGGTTCGGGTCGAGCAGAAAAGATCCGAAACAACAATCTGGGTGGGAAAGGAAATTATTCGGATATCTCCCTGGGGTGACACTTGTAAGGAATTCGCAAGAATATCCGTACTCTGCAGGCCCAGCAATGGTTTACTAGGGGTGAACGGTGTCTGGAGCTCCCCGGTAATGGGGTTGTAAGCGTTGCAGCGAGCTCTGGCCAGGATGCAGGATGTGGCGTTCGTGTAGAATCCTACCCGATCGGATTCCAGGTTCAGATTTCGATTGTTCAGCGTCTGCAGAATGCACTGGTTAATCAGTGTGTTTGCGTTGATCCGACGAACACACCGAACGAACTCGCAGTAACCGGTATAACAGTTGGTTCCCAGGAGCGGTGGGGTCGTTGGCCGCAATCCAGTCGCAATAGCCTGAGGAAATAAAACCAAATGGTCATTTGGATGACCTTGGATGACCGACGGAGGCCATTCACTTACCGCCAATCCACTGGAGCATGTGGCGTAGCTGGTGTTGGTGAGATAGAGCGTTGCACATTGACTGATCGCGAGTAGCTGCGTTTGTCCTGACGGGAGAATTCCGGCGCGAAAAAAACACCCGTAGCAGGCATCTCGCGCTGTTATCGACGTGGTTTGGGTGCTGTTACAGAGTAAGTTAAACAGTGACAAGAGTTTCTGATTACTGTTGCTGCAGATTGGCTTTTCGTCCGACCAAGCCTGAATGTACTTGAAACCATCGGTTCGTGGCTGGTTGATAACGAAAAAGGACACTAACGCAATTAGAACTGTTCCAAATCGGATCGAGGTCTCGACTGTTGATGACATTATGCGATGTGATTACGTTTGTGGTTTCTAACTAACTGACAATGTGAAAGCTTTTTACCTGTGGAACTTTCTACTCAATTTTATAATTCTATTTAGAACACTCCTATTCTAACAATTAGATCATGCCTCAGAAGCCTACCGATTTTTGGACCCAAAACAGGGCCCTTTCCGTTTAGAAGGGAAACGGTTGGATGCACAACACATGAATGGTGATAATTTTCACGCTGTTTTGATTTCGTTTTCACTTTCACTCCCACTTTCTATAGTGCCAATGCGTGGGTCCGCTTTCATGATTCTGTTTTTCTGCAAATTAGTTTCGGGCTTTTTTAGCATGTTAAGAGGGATTTACACATTGACAgtttttttgaattgataaaatcgATCATTGTCTTTCTAATTAatgtacatttttttaaatattagttCTATGTATTGCGCATCGCTCCGTGTGTGTCTGAGGATGAAATTTCGGCACTTGTGAAAGATTGTGCGCTTGGCGCACAACCGTTTGTTCaagaaatcgtgtgcaaagttcttaagaaaattgatatttaatggaaagtcgaaaaaatcaattttttttgcattttcagaatGTTGCACCTTTAAAAATTTTGCGCTAAAATCAGTGTTCGAAATTCGATCTTGTTAAAAAGTTACAGTAAAAACTGTAGGGTCACTtcaagggaagtatttttgtcgctgtcagtttttcgaaaattggaaacaaTGGTCAGtggtcacccgaaaagcaacgtcgcgaattgattttgcgcaagcatctGGCAAATCCTCAACGCTCAACTCAAAACTCTACACTCGGGacttcggaaaacaactcggaatcgtacaGTTAACGGTGAGTCTTGTGATTAAACGtttctacgaaactctgagcatcgaacggaacgAGAAATGCGGTTAGAATGGATGTTCTCTTattgatcaggatcacaagcgtgtcgtgaaagcgtctATGTTTATGCTTATTAAATATAATCATCCGATCTAATTGATCTCAATCATCTTGGGGTGGGGAAAAGCCGTCTTGATACACTCgagaggcataaaaaccccatctagtgatgtccgttaatcgttcgattaactcaattaatcgaataattataaaaatattcgaataatttctaatcgaatactggcagcacgagtagttgaaataatcgaatagttcaaaggaaatcatatgaatgcgaataatccccgaataatggccgctaatcgttcataatcgttcgattaatcgaattaatgaaaaaaatattcgaatatttctaatcgaataccactagctcgaatagttgaattaatcgattagtgcagacaacgctcgccgattaatcggtaatcgaataattgaaaatttcggacatcactaaccccatcatcttttaggcacatacatacatacatggaaCAATAAAAAGTACAAATAATATAAAAGTCAAATAcaattaacgacaaggtcgtcggAATACATTTATGGCAgacagtatggcaccgaatatcacccttctctttccttcttcagtgtactAACATGCTCCATAGACCcggttagtgatgtccgatttttccaattaatcgattagctgataatcgattactttttgagcggccaataatcgacatcgattaatcggcgctatataatcgattagtcgaaataatcgattggttataatcTTTATGTCCCGATACCAGAAATAAGGATACTTGCTTACACTAGTTACACTTTCGGCTCTATCTCCATTGTTGTCCATCCAATCAAAATCGATTTCTATGCAACTGACGTTAAAAGAACTATATTAGATTGGTCGGTAAATAGGTTTTTTTTCAGTTGGATACCAGGCTTACGACTTGACacctctttatcgacagacttcacattcGTATTATTAGAGGGTTATTAGAGTAGAATGGGACAGTTACGAAGTTACGAACAactctactgattctatctagcagcatcgcctggccgagatttgaacatacgaatacgacgaccggtttgttagatcagcatcgtacctcgaaaccaactaagtgaAACCAACTAACTGGCCAATCGCAtgtggttaatttagtagctaagcgccagccactgtaataaattaaatttgctaaaaattgttgaataataaatttcaaaaaatccagcataatcgatcggccaggtaatcgattatctaataatcggaacataaagcaatcgattaaaaattaatcgattattttgacagataatcgattagttcgattaatcgagaagtaatcggacatcactagaccCGGAAAATCATcacaaaattagttcaactaacatgctagccgtaataagatcttgcaactccaagcactaaacattgcattctataggttctattactttttagggtataaattatactaaatattgagatttctgtccaattaaaattcaacattatattttcactttttcgccgtcgtttttcattaatttttttcggccgttccattcgtcacattACTCGCGAAACCTAACTTAAGgccaagaaaactttaatttaccacccgaatagttatttaataagatataatgattttctgttcacttgaattgataggaaaaacttcgtttcgattcgctatgtgcgcgaaacggtgctgccaccttcccaagtttgttctatttgtgtaGTCTGCAGGGATatcagacttgcagatttgtctgcaaattccagatttttggaacggtcttgcagatcattataaatttgcagatatttgcagttgttctgacttttattgttttggtgcagatttttgttcgaagctctttaaactttcacagacttcctaaaaaagtgtgcagattttcgcagattatttttaaactatagaaaattcgagtagccggaaaactgctcgatttttttcggttttcgagcagttgcagacttttttttagaaaatatggcatctctggtagtctgtgcacaggtttattaaagagtgaaaaggatagtcaaaactttgcaccaaatcttcacaaactttccatatggcagttccaggagtgtacaagagatcgatttgtgcttacatagcgaattgcaattccgaatccacgaccgtcgttgctgtacgttaccaaggaaacggatgGGTAttgcttatttttctttatatacttttgtagaactcacataatgccgAAAAGGCGAAATAacgggttattaaaatgctacgccataAGCATTCAATAAACGTTATTAGTATTTCCCAAGTAACCGCAAGCATTAACGTataaccccatattggctgtagctcggcatcgctaataccagacagcggCATATCAGCATTTCGCATGGTTATAACACTTATATAAACATCgctaatgcgtttaagcattaCCGTAAAcaggcttgatttgctctttttactttatttttgctcttttgactacagctcccagtcaaacaaaattcgaaacagtgaTGCATAGACCAATTAtagagttgattattatctacaatattgttgaagaaagtatagttttattttGTATATATATGGCGCTGTGGGGCTGATACCCTgctggtagccaaaagagcactctttttgctaccaatggcattgcagctctgtaacgCTATAAAGATTaaactaccgtggacccccgttcgtttgaccatttttaatctgaacactttttaatctgaaccccgctggtttgcacgacgtgaatattttgaacctacattattttttataatattctatccggcaagttgaaagcatggaatggtatatccataaacaagccgaaaatgtttgatgactgatcccgtaccctacatttttacatcttttcggcTTCTATAGGACTCACCTGTTACGTTAGGCGATACGCTGGCCTCTACGTGCGCCGGAGCGGTCACCTCATGCAACATTTCAACGTTGGAGGGACCGGCTATTTCGTGCGATGCACCATCTAACGATGTATTGCCCACTTCAGAATACATTGAATCActacgatttccttttcttctcaaatggtagaatttacagtGCTCTGCCACCGTCAACGCTGGCCTCTTGCTGGTCCAGTTAATAATGCCTGCTCACGGACTCGCTTCCAGTATTTACGCATATATTTTACTTGAAGCAATTGAGACATTGTAGTATGAGATGCACaaaatcactcacttctcacttaaattgattgtatgttattaataacaatttcatatggtaactatggcgacgattAAACGAATACTGTagagaatttggaaaaattgttcaactttacgtggaaattccagaagttacatacaaaatacaagcttctaataaaaactatacaaaaggttgatattttgtgattcgaatggtatatgcaaaccataaaaatatattcagaattggctgagctataagcgttcaaaatctatcactttgtcgtgtcgcggtcatttttgcttctccaacgtgccaccctattaaagtaagacgtagtcctacgtcaataaaatTATTTGACAAACACCATTTTATATGACACGAGACAAGGTAAcgtgctgatattgatattgcgctCTCCCGTGCTGCAATGTTGACAATCCGCAGATGACCCCACGGGAAAGCAATATTAATACCAGCAATGTTGTTAGttcgtaaaatggtctattGCATCCAGGCTAGAACAAATTAATCGCGATTTTctgtgtaaatttttcttttttttgcttataGGTTTTATTgttttgagtgtaaaattcgAGCAGTTGTCAGTGCCGCCTATagccagggataccagacttgcagatttgtctgcaaattccagatttttggaacgatcttgcagatcattataaactttcacagacttcctaaaaaagtgtgcagattttcgcagattatttttaaaccagaaaattcgagcaGCCGGAAAACTACtcgattttttcatttttcgagcagttgcagacatttttttaaaaaatatggcatctctgcctATAGCTCCTatattgaatgtcaaaaccgaactgtgcccttcAAAAAGTtgtgccacagagaacagattaccaggtaattgacaaaaagtgtgtaaaaagctttcatgtaatctacgagtaatccttcaatagagcacccctcgagtagtaagtggcaaactaaatcttgatgtcgctgccgtcgctgctatgtaactccagcacaaagaaatattgatgaaggtacatgaatattttttgatgcgtttggcaaactatttctggagggcgctaccgacagattttacacacaaaaaatcgattacttccttcgggcctgttaatctgttctctgtggttgtgCCCCATCAGTCGCCATTATCGATCGTGGGAGACTGATTAGGAACGtacagatttcttt contains these protein-coding regions:
- the LOC128732723 gene encoding uncharacterized protein LOC128732723; this encodes MSSTVETSIRFGTVLIALVSFFVINQPRTDGFKYIQAWSDEKPICSNSNQKLLSLFNLLCNSTQTTSITARDACYGCFFRAGILPSGQTQLLAISQCATLYLTNTSYATCSSGLAAIATGLRPTTPPLLGTNCYTGYCEFVRCVRRINANTLINQCILQTLNNRNLNLESDRVGFYTNATSCILARARCNAYNPITGELQTPFTPSKPLLGLQSTDILANSLQVSPQGDIRIISFPTQIVVSDLFCSTRTSLDQANYGDSVC